The following coding sequences are from one Poecile atricapillus isolate bPoeAtr1 chromosome 28, bPoeAtr1.hap1, whole genome shotgun sequence window:
- the SHC2 gene encoding SHC-transforming protein 2, with protein sequence MLPEPKYDRFRDEPLTAPMPSPAPAPCPAAGEEPEHGTTFCALLPRMPQWKFPGSSGFLGRGPAGTARDAPAAAEFPSGLAAVLGACEPLCAAPCALPGGRARGAAGRARGAAAPAGPRPGGDEWSRKGSFIRKPAQGWLHPDERVLGPGVSYIVRYMGCIEVLRSMRSLDFNTRTQVTREAINRLYEAVPGVKGIWKKKAPNKALFSILGKSNLHFAGMSIAVNISVDGLNLMIPTTRQIIANHHMQSISFASGGDMDTTDYVAYVAKDPINQRACHILECCEGLAQSVISTVGQAFELRFKQYLHSPPKVVVPPERALAAEESAWGEDEEAAEHDYYNSIPGKEPPPGGLVDSRLRHSTALGHVRTQPSSSVPPGQGGLAARRDPSSQLGPPWDLESQGQPCDGYLQADSHALGPRDYEEHMYVNTQSLDAWEPELVAHGAAEESPKKDLFDMRPFEDALKLHECIAGGGTSPPIEDQWPSPPTRKAPIAPTEEQLRREPWYHGKMSRWDAERLLQMDGDFLVRDSLTNPGQYVLTGMHSGQPKHLLLVDPEGVVRTKDVLFESISHLISHHRENAQPIVAAESELHLRQVVQRKQ encoded by the exons ATGCTCCCGGAGCCCAAGTATGACCGCTTCCGCGACGAGCCGCTGACCGCCCCCATGCCGTCGCCGGCCCCCGCGCCGTGCCCCGCGGCGGGCGAGGAGCCCGAGCACGGCACCACCTTCTGCGCGCTGCTGCCGCGGATGCCGCAGTGGAAGTTCCCCGGCTCCAGCGGCTTCCtcggccgcggccccgccggcaCCGCCCGGGACGCCCCCGCCGCGGCGGAGTTCCCCTCGGGGCTGGCCGCCGTCCTGGGCGCCTGCGAGCCGCTGTGCGCCGCGCCCTGCGCGCtgccgggcgggcgggcgcggggggcggcggggcgggcgcggggggcggcggcgcccgcggggccccggcccggcggggACGAGTGGAGCCGTAAGGGCAGCTTCATCCGCAAACCGGCGCAGGGCTGGCTGCACCCCGACGAGCGGGTGCTGGGGCCCGGCGTTTCCTACATTGTCCGG TACATGGGGTGCATTGAGGTGCTGCGCTCCATGAGGTCCCTCGACTTCAACACCAGGACACAGGTCACCAG GGAAGCCATCAACAGACTATACGAGGCAGTGCCGGGTGTGAAGGGCATCTGGAAGAAGAAG GCTCCCAACAAAGCCCTGTTCTCCATCCTGGGCAAGAGCAACCTGCACTTCGCTGGCATGAGCATCGCTGTCAACATCTCGGTTGATGGGCTGAACCTCATGATCCCCACCACACGCCAG ATCATCGCCAACCACCACATGCAGTCCATCTCCTTCGCCTCCGGTGGGGACATG GACACCACGGATTATGTTGCCTATGTCGCCAAGGACCCCATCAACCAGAGAG CCTGCCACATCCTGGAGTGCTGCGAGGGGCTGGCGCAGAGCGTCATCAGCACGGTGGGACAGGCCTTTGAGCTGCGCTTCAAGCAGTACCTACACAGCCCCCCCAAGGTGGTGGTACCCCCAGAGAG GGCACTGGCTGCAGAGGAGTCAGCCTggggggaggatgaggaggcggCTGAGCACGATTACTACAACAGCATCCCAGGGAAGGAGCCTCCCCCAGGGGGCCTGGTCGACTCCCGGCTCcgccacagcacagccctgggccacGTCCGCACTCAGCcctccagctctgtccccccAGGCCAG GGCGGGTTAGCAGCCAGACGAGACCCGAGCAGCCAGCTGGGGCCACCCTGGGACCTGGAGAGCCAGG GCCAGCCCTGCGACGGGTACCTGCAGGCAGACAGCCACGCCCTGGGGCCACGGGACTACGAGGAGCACATGTACGTGAACACGCAGAGCTTGGATGCCTGGGAGCCGGAGCTGGTGGCTCATGGGGCAGCGGAGGAGAGCCCCAAGAAGGACCTCTTTGATATGA GGCCATTTGAGGATGCCCTGAAGCTCCACGAGTGCATTGCAGGGGGTGGCACCAGCCCCCCCATTGAGGACCAGTGGCCGAGCCCCCCCACGCGGAAGGCCCCGATCGCCCCCACGGAGGAGCAGCTCCGGCGGGAGCCCTGGTACCACGGGAAGATGAGCCGCTGGGATGCTGAGAGGCTCCTGCAGATGGACGGGGACTTCCTGGTGCGGGACAGCCTCACCAACCCGGGGCAGTACGTGCTGACCGGCATGCACAGCGGGCAGCCCAAGCACCTGCTGCTGGTGGATCCCGAGGGAGTG GTGAGGACCAAGGATGTGCTGTTTGAGAGCATCAGCCACCTCATCAGCCACCACCGGGAGAATGCGCAGCCCATCGTGGCAGCAGAGAGCGAGCTGCACCTCCGCCAGGTTGTACAGAGGAAGCAGTGA